In the Streptomyces fradiae ATCC 10745 = DSM 40063 genome, one interval contains:
- a CDS encoding 4'-phosphopantetheinyl transferase family protein has translation MTAAVDEVHLWHFRLDLPPGAYLALLDPRERVRHAARPRGPGRDRYAVAHGTKRLILGSRLGLPPARVPLRVGRWGKPEVAGSGLRFSLAHSGDRALLGVCGHREIGVDVERPRSGLDPVRFAARWFRPEEAARVAEAGPADRWGEFLRLWTRKEACVKAAGGRLAQSLTLPVGHGPHTVADPSGRLPGSWWVDDVQGPEDCTAAVALAGTAPFRPVPHAWEPVTRGPGCGPPG, from the coding sequence GTGACAGCCGCCGTCGACGAGGTGCACCTCTGGCACTTCCGGCTGGATCTGCCGCCCGGCGCGTACCTCGCCCTGCTGGACCCACGGGAGCGCGTCCGCCACGCGGCCCGGCCCCGTGGTCCGGGCCGGGACCGTTACGCCGTGGCGCACGGCACCAAGCGGCTGATCCTCGGAAGCCGCCTCGGCCTGCCCCCCGCGCGCGTCCCGCTGCGCGTCGGGCGCTGGGGCAAACCCGAAGTGGCGGGCTCCGGGCTCCGGTTCAGCCTCGCCCACAGCGGGGACCGGGCACTGCTCGGCGTCTGCGGCCACCGTGAGATCGGCGTCGACGTCGAGCGTCCCCGGTCCGGTCTGGACCCCGTGCGCTTCGCCGCCCGCTGGTTCCGCCCGGAGGAGGCCGCCCGGGTGGCCGAAGCCGGACCCGCGGACCGGTGGGGCGAGTTCCTCAGGCTGTGGACCCGCAAGGAGGCCTGTGTGAAGGCGGCCGGGGGGCGGCTCGCCCAGAGCCTGACCCTGCCGGTCGGCCACGGCCCGCACACCGTGGCGGATCCCTCGGGACGGCTGCCGGGTTCCTGGTGGGTCGACGACGTCCAGGGCCCCGAGGACTGCACCGCGGCCGTGGCGCTGGCCGGCACCGCGCCGTTCCGCCCGGTCCCGCACGCGTGGGAGCCGGTCACACGTGGACCTGGCTGTGGTCCCCCAGGATGA
- a CDS encoding glucose-1-phosphate thymidylyltransferase yields MKALVLAGGLGTRLRPLTHTFAKQLVPVANRPVLFYGLEAIASAGVREVGLVVGAGAREIRAAVGDGSAFGLRVAYLPQETPLGLAHAVLIAREWLGDDDFVMYLGDNFIQDGIDQMVDDFRAGEADAQVLLARVPDPTAFGVAEVGADGRVTALEEKPERPRSDLALVGAYVFTPAVHDAVRAIRPSARGELEITDALGLLVGTGRVVRATRLTGYWKDTGSAVGMLEVNRTVLDTSRARTEGEVDDSSELVGQVVVERGARVLNSRIVGPAVIGARSVISDSHIGPYASIAEGCQVRHSEIEDSIVLTGARLEGVRRVESSLIGREVMVTSARRRPVAHQLILGDHSQVHV; encoded by the coding sequence GTGAAAGCACTCGTCCTCGCGGGAGGGTTGGGTACCCGGCTGCGGCCCCTCACCCACACCTTCGCCAAGCAGCTCGTGCCGGTCGCCAATCGCCCGGTGCTCTTCTACGGCCTGGAGGCCATCGCCTCGGCCGGGGTGCGGGAGGTCGGACTGGTCGTCGGCGCCGGGGCCCGGGAGATCCGGGCCGCGGTCGGCGACGGCTCCGCGTTCGGGCTGCGCGTCGCCTACCTGCCGCAGGAGACGCCGCTCGGTCTGGCGCACGCGGTGCTGATAGCGCGGGAGTGGCTGGGCGACGACGACTTCGTGATGTACCTCGGCGACAACTTCATCCAGGACGGCATCGACCAGATGGTCGACGACTTCCGGGCCGGTGAGGCGGACGCCCAGGTGCTGCTGGCGCGGGTGCCCGACCCGACCGCGTTCGGGGTCGCCGAGGTCGGCGCCGACGGCCGGGTCACCGCGCTGGAGGAGAAGCCCGAGCGGCCCCGGAGCGACCTCGCCCTGGTCGGCGCGTACGTCTTCACCCCGGCCGTGCACGATGCCGTACGCGCCATCCGGCCCTCGGCGCGCGGCGAGCTGGAGATCACGGACGCGCTGGGCCTGCTGGTCGGCACGGGCCGTGTCGTGCGCGCCACCCGGCTCACCGGCTACTGGAAGGACACCGGGAGCGCGGTCGGCATGCTGGAGGTCAACAGGACGGTCCTCGACACCAGCCGGGCGCGGACGGAGGGCGAGGTCGACGACTCCTCCGAGCTGGTCGGCCAGGTCGTCGTCGAGCGCGGGGCGCGGGTGCTGAACTCCCGGATCGTCGGGCCCGCCGTCATCGGCGCGCGGTCCGTCATCAGCGACTCGCACATCGGCCCGTACGCCTCGATCGCCGAGGGCTGCCAGGTGCGGCACAGCGAGATCGAGGACTCGATCGTGCTGACCGGGGCCCGGCTCGAGGGGGTGCGACGGGTCGAGTCGTCGTTGATCGGCCGGGAGGTCATGGTGACGTCCGCGCGGCGCCGACCGGTGGCGCACCAGCTCATCCTGGGGGACCACAGCCAGGTCCACGTGTGA
- a CDS encoding MFS transporter, which produces MLASYRRLFTPKGTVAFTVTGFLSRLPLSMYGVSTVIMIATLRDSYLLAGTVAAVDMAATVVLVPRISRLIDRYGQARVAVPAVVISSIGSVALVLCAHHDAPDWTLFATSILSTAPNTGGMVRARWAHIYRDDKQSLHTANSFEQVLDEVCFIVGPILAVALCTGLSPTAGVLVAAALTLVGTGLFAAQRGTEPPLETPDEGTVVSPWRNKGLQVIISTFLFTGTIFGSLEVVTVAYTEHLGHESAAGVVLALQSVGSAIAGLLFGLVTLRGETSRHFLLGLAGMAVCMLPLVLAEGMLSLVGLMFVAGMASSPTMIISMSLLQEIVPAGQINEGMAMTTTALLGGIALGSASGGWTIDRFGPEAGYWLPGTAAGLALVVALAGFPRLRSAVSRPESVAQPS; this is translated from the coding sequence TTGCTAGCCTCGTACCGCCGTCTGTTCACCCCCAAGGGGACCGTGGCCTTCACGGTCACGGGCTTCCTGTCCCGGCTGCCGCTGTCCATGTACGGCGTCAGCACCGTCATCATGATCGCCACGCTGCGCGACTCGTATCTGCTGGCCGGCACGGTCGCGGCCGTGGACATGGCGGCCACCGTGGTGCTGGTGCCCCGTATCAGCCGGCTGATCGACCGGTACGGCCAGGCCAGGGTGGCGGTGCCCGCGGTCGTGATCTCCTCGATCGGCTCGGTCGCCCTGGTGCTGTGCGCCCACCACGACGCCCCGGACTGGACCCTGTTCGCGACGAGCATCCTGTCCACCGCTCCCAACACCGGCGGCATGGTGCGTGCCCGGTGGGCACACATCTACCGCGACGACAAGCAGTCCCTGCACACCGCCAACTCCTTCGAGCAGGTGCTGGACGAGGTGTGCTTCATCGTCGGCCCGATCCTGGCGGTGGCCCTGTGCACCGGCCTCTCGCCCACGGCCGGCGTGCTGGTCGCGGCGGCGCTGACCCTCGTCGGAACCGGCCTCTTCGCCGCCCAGCGCGGCACCGAGCCGCCGCTGGAGACGCCGGACGAGGGCACCGTCGTCTCGCCGTGGCGCAACAAGGGGCTTCAGGTCATCATCAGCACCTTCCTGTTCACCGGTACGATCTTCGGCTCCCTGGAGGTCGTGACCGTCGCCTACACCGAGCACCTCGGGCACGAGAGCGCGGCGGGCGTGGTGCTCGCGCTGCAGTCCGTCGGATCGGCCATCGCCGGCCTGCTGTTCGGTCTGGTGACGCTGCGCGGGGAGACCAGCAGGCACTTCCTGCTGGGGCTCGCGGGCATGGCGGTGTGCATGCTGCCGCTGGTCCTGGCCGAAGGCATGCTTTCGCTGGTCGGGCTGATGTTCGTGGCCGGCATGGCCTCCTCGCCCACGATGATCATCAGCATGAGCCTGCTCCAGGAGATCGTGCCCGCCGGCCAGATCAACGAGGGCATGGCCATGACCACCACCGCACTGCTCGGCGGCATCGCCCTGGGCTCGGCGAGCGGCGGCTGGACGATCGACCGGTTCGGCCCGGAAGCGGGTTACTGGCTGCCCGGTACGGCGGCCGGCCTCGCCCTGGTCGTGGCGCTCGCCGGATTCCCGCGCCTGCGCTCCGCGGTTTCCCGTCCGGAATCCGTCGCCCAGCCGTCGTAG
- a CDS encoding D-glycero-alpha-D-manno-heptose-1,7-bisphosphate 7-phosphatase — translation MTTKAAVFLDRDGTLTEPRHYPRRPEDLVLRPGVAPPLRALRDAGYALVLVTNQSGLARGLFDRRALDAMHVHLRALLAASGVALDAIHVCPHHVDGTVPELSVACACRKPAPGMLLRAGRELGLDLGRSWMVGDFPTDVEAGLRAGCRTALVGPAAMRRTPEGPRPDVCAADTADALREIALRSAGPLAADQDHQLTRITRRSPPC, via the coding sequence ATGACGACCAAGGCGGCGGTCTTCCTCGACCGCGACGGCACCCTGACCGAGCCCCGCCACTATCCGCGCCGCCCCGAGGACCTGGTGCTCCGGCCGGGAGTCGCTCCCCCGCTGCGCGCGCTGCGGGACGCGGGGTACGCACTCGTCCTCGTCACCAACCAGTCCGGCCTGGCCCGTGGTCTGTTCGACCGGCGGGCGCTGGACGCCATGCACGTCCACCTGCGGGCGCTGCTCGCCGCGTCGGGCGTCGCGCTGGACGCGATCCACGTCTGCCCGCACCACGTCGACGGCACCGTGCCGGAGTTGTCGGTGGCCTGTGCGTGCCGTAAGCCGGCGCCCGGCATGCTGCTGCGCGCCGGGCGGGAACTGGGCCTGGATCTGGGCCGGTCGTGGATGGTCGGGGACTTTCCCACCGATGTCGAGGCGGGGCTGCGGGCGGGCTGCCGTACGGCGCTGGTCGGGCCCGCCGCGATGCGGAGGACCCCCGAGGGCCCCCGGCCGGACGTGTGCGCCGCCGACACCGCGGACGCGCTGCGTGAGATCGCGCTGCGGTCCGCCGGACCCCTTGCCGCAGACCAGGACCATCAGCTCACACGGATCACTAGGAGATCTCCCCCTTGCTAG
- a CDS encoding sugar 3,4-ketoisomerase — METQQRVGTVGSWWTVSLPRHTDGRGSLSAVEADKALGFEIRRVYYLYDVPGDAVRGAHGHRRLEQLLVAVHGSFRITLDDGFSRDTVVLDDPARGLRVGPMVWRELTGFSPGAVALVLASRPYEDDDYYRDHDTFLREARRQP, encoded by the coding sequence GTGGAAACGCAGCAGCGCGTCGGCACGGTCGGCTCGTGGTGGACGGTGAGCCTGCCGCGCCACACCGACGGCCGCGGCAGTCTCTCCGCCGTCGAGGCCGACAAGGCACTCGGGTTCGAGATCCGGCGGGTGTACTACCTGTACGACGTGCCCGGCGACGCGGTGCGGGGAGCGCACGGCCACCGCCGCCTCGAACAGCTCCTCGTCGCCGTGCACGGCAGCTTCCGGATCACGCTCGACGACGGGTTCTCCCGGGACACCGTGGTCCTGGACGACCCTGCCCGCGGCCTGCGCGTCGGCCCGATGGTCTGGAGGGAGCTCACCGGCTTCTCCCCGGGCGCGGTGGCGCTCGTCCTGGCGTCCCGGCCGTACGAGGACGACGACTACTACCGCGACCACGACACGTTCCTGCGCGAAGCCAGGAGGCAGCCGTGA
- a CDS encoding DegT/DnrJ/EryC1/StrS family aminotransferase: MKVPFLDLRPDSLGLASELDDAVRRVVASGRYLLGPELRAFEAEFAAYCESAHCVGVGSGFDALELTLRALGIGAGHEVIVPAHTFIATWGAVAAAGAVPVPVEPDGYTACIDPARLDAAVTPRTRAIMPVHLYGHPADLDAVHEVARRHGLHVVEDAAQAHGARYRGRRVGHGATAAAFSFYPGKNLGALGDGGAVVTSDPELAARISLLRNYGSREKYRHETVSRNARLDEIQAAVLRVKLGHLDEWNALRARTADRYLTELAGLDDLALPTTAEWAEPVWHLFVVRTAHRARLQRRLAEAGVETLVHYPEPPHLSPAFADLGWAPGSLPLTERLAQEVLSLPMGPHLTPERTDRVIAAVRESLGAS; the protein is encoded by the coding sequence GTGAAGGTGCCCTTCCTCGATCTGCGGCCCGACTCCCTGGGCCTCGCCTCCGAACTCGACGACGCGGTCCGCCGGGTGGTCGCCTCCGGGCGGTACCTGCTCGGCCCCGAGCTGCGCGCGTTCGAGGCGGAGTTCGCCGCCTACTGCGAGAGCGCCCACTGCGTGGGCGTCGGCAGCGGCTTCGACGCGCTGGAGCTGACGCTGCGCGCGCTCGGCATCGGAGCCGGGCACGAGGTGATCGTCCCGGCGCACACCTTCATCGCGACCTGGGGCGCGGTGGCCGCCGCCGGCGCGGTTCCGGTCCCGGTGGAGCCGGACGGGTACACCGCGTGCATCGACCCGGCCCGCCTCGACGCCGCGGTCACCCCGCGCACCCGGGCGATCATGCCGGTGCACCTCTACGGCCATCCCGCCGACCTGGACGCCGTGCACGAGGTGGCCCGCCGGCACGGCCTGCACGTCGTGGAGGACGCGGCCCAGGCGCACGGCGCCCGCTACCGGGGCCGCCGGGTCGGCCACGGTGCCACGGCGGCGGCGTTCAGCTTCTACCCGGGCAAGAACCTGGGCGCGCTGGGCGACGGCGGCGCGGTGGTCACCTCCGACCCCGAACTGGCCGCCCGCATCTCGCTGTTGCGCAACTACGGCTCCCGCGAGAAGTACCGGCACGAGACCGTGTCCCGCAACGCGCGGCTCGACGAGATCCAGGCGGCGGTGCTGCGTGTCAAGCTCGGGCACCTGGACGAGTGGAACGCGCTGCGGGCGAGGACGGCGGACCGCTACCTGACGGAGCTGGCCGGTCTGGACGACCTGGCGCTGCCGACGACCGCCGAGTGGGCCGAGCCGGTCTGGCACCTGTTCGTCGTGCGTACGGCCCACCGGGCCCGGCTCCAGCGGCGGCTCGCCGAGGCGGGGGTCGAGACCCTCGTCCACTACCCGGAGCCGCCGCACCTCTCCCCCGCCTTCGCCGACCTGGGGTGGGCGCCCGGGAGCCTCCCCCTGACCGAGCGGCTCGCCCAGGAGGTCCTCAGCCTGCCGATGGGCCCCCACCTGACGCCGGAACGGACGGACCGGGTGATCGCCGCGGTCCGCGAGAGCCTCGGGGCGAGCTGA
- the malQ gene encoding 4-alpha-glucanotransferase: protein MPTSPLSEDLAELARAHGVDTWYLTEKGHRVDVPARTVVAVLAALDVDAATPEAVAASLAAHRRLTATRLLPACVISRPAVPAPLDLPEGAEARVVLEGGATRAISGRRVPADLPLGYHRLHVRHGARSAEAPLIVVPDRIAGPERREWGFAAHLYSLLSAGSWGMGDLADLADVVRWSAAEGAGFCLVNPLHALLPATFSDHSPYWPSTRRFPDPVHVRITGIPEYGALAGADRAAMAELVERSAALREAALGEGGLIDRDAVWAVKLAALRLLHRVEPSAERHAAYRAFVEREGQDLVDFATWCALAHTHGPDWSTWPEELRDPATARGLERYAEEVEFRRWAAWIADEQFAAVQRAARSAGMAVGVIHDLAVGAHPRGAESWALRRLQAAGVVMGSPPDTFTAQGQNWHLPPWRPDRLAEEGYAPYARLLRGVMRHAGALRLDHAMGLWRQWWIPDGVPIPEGTYVRYDWEAMLGVLLLEAHRAGVAVIGEDLGTVEAGVRERLAERGVLGASVLWLERTGDTGDTGAADRPLPAPLWRENCLAALTNHDLPTTTARLSGAHVEMLHRHGLRDGSVEEYRTAELAQIREWLAALDREGLLPADGPPPGEGWALPPATGREGASSAERGLPPVVAAFHRFLLRTPARLVCVWLPDTVGDLRTQNLPGVRSGYPCWRWPLADSAGRAVPLERLMTAPGAAEVAALLSEGD, encoded by the coding sequence GTGCCCACCTCACCCCTGTCCGAGGACCTCGCCGAACTCGCCCGTGCACACGGTGTGGACACCTGGTACCTGACCGAGAAGGGCCACCGTGTCGACGTGCCCGCGCGTACCGTCGTCGCCGTCCTTGCCGCGCTGGACGTCGACGCCGCCACCCCCGAGGCCGTCGCCGCCTCCCTCGCCGCCCACCGGCGGCTGACCGCCACCCGGCTGCTTCCCGCCTGTGTGATCTCCCGGCCCGCCGTGCCCGCCCCGCTGGACCTGCCGGAGGGGGCCGAGGCCCGTGTCGTCCTGGAGGGCGGCGCTACCCGGGCGATATCCGGCCGTCGCGTCCCCGCCGACCTGCCGCTCGGCTACCACCGGCTGCACGTGCGGCACGGCGCCCGGAGCGCCGAGGCGCCGCTGATCGTCGTACCGGACCGGATCGCCGGGCCGGAGCGGCGGGAATGGGGATTCGCCGCCCACCTCTACTCCCTGCTGTCGGCCGGTTCCTGGGGTATGGGCGACCTGGCCGACCTGGCGGACGTCGTGCGCTGGTCCGCCGCCGAGGGGGCCGGATTCTGCCTGGTGAACCCGCTGCACGCGCTGCTGCCCGCGACGTTCTCCGACCACTCCCCCTACTGGCCGTCCACGCGCCGGTTCCCCGACCCGGTGCACGTCCGGATCACCGGCATCCCCGAGTACGGCGCGCTGGCCGGCGCGGATCGCGCGGCGATGGCGGAGCTGGTGGAGCGGTCCGCCGCCCTGCGCGAGGCGGCACTGGGCGAAGGCGGGCTGATCGACCGGGACGCGGTGTGGGCGGTGAAGCTGGCCGCGCTGCGGCTGCTGCACCGGGTGGAGCCGAGCGCGGAACGGCACGCGGCGTACCGGGCCTTCGTCGAGCGGGAAGGGCAGGACCTCGTCGACTTCGCCACCTGGTGCGCGCTCGCGCACACCCATGGGCCGGACTGGTCCACCTGGCCGGAGGAACTGCGCGACCCGGCCACCGCGCGGGGGCTGGAGCGCTACGCGGAGGAGGTGGAGTTCCGCCGCTGGGCCGCCTGGATCGCCGATGAGCAGTTCGCCGCCGTACAGCGGGCCGCCCGTTCCGCCGGCATGGCGGTCGGTGTGATCCACGACCTCGCGGTCGGCGCGCACCCCCGCGGGGCCGAGTCCTGGGCGCTGCGGCGGCTGCAGGCAGCCGGTGTGGTGATGGGCTCCCCGCCGGACACCTTCACCGCGCAGGGCCAGAACTGGCACCTGCCGCCCTGGCGCCCGGACCGGCTCGCCGAGGAGGGGTACGCCCCGTACGCCCGGCTGCTCAGGGGCGTCATGCGGCACGCGGGCGCGCTGCGCCTCGACCATGCGATGGGCCTGTGGCGCCAGTGGTGGATCCCGGACGGCGTGCCGATCCCCGAAGGCACCTATGTGCGCTACGACTGGGAGGCCATGCTGGGCGTGCTGCTGCTGGAGGCGCACCGGGCCGGGGTGGCGGTGATCGGAGAGGACCTGGGCACCGTCGAGGCCGGGGTGCGGGAGCGGCTCGCCGAGCGCGGGGTGCTCGGCGCCTCGGTGCTGTGGCTGGAGCGCACCGGGGACACCGGGGACACCGGGGCAGCGGATCGGCCGTTGCCGGCGCCGTTGTGGCGGGAGAACTGCCTGGCCGCGCTGACCAACCACGATCTGCCGACGACCACCGCCAGGCTGAGCGGCGCCCATGTGGAGATGCTGCACCGCCACGGCCTCCGGGACGGCTCCGTCGAGGAGTACCGGACGGCCGAACTCGCGCAGATCCGCGAGTGGCTGGCCGCGCTGGACCGGGAGGGGCTGCTGCCGGCCGACGGGCCGCCTCCGGGCGAGGGCTGGGCGCTGCCCCCGGCGACGGGGCGGGAGGGTGCCTCCTCGGCCGAGCGGGGTCTGCCCCCGGTGGTCGCCGCCTTCCACCGGTTCCTGCTGCGTACCCCCGCCCGGCTGGTCTGCGTCTGGCTTCCCGACACCGTCGGTGATCTCCGCACCCAGAACCTCCCCGGCGTCCGCTCCGGCTACCCGTGCTGGCGCTGGCCCCTGGCGGACTCCGCCGGGCGGGCGGTTCCCCTCGAACGGCTGATGACGGCGCCGGGGGCGGCCGAGGTGGCGGCGCTGCTGTCCGAGGGCGACTGA
- a CDS encoding glycogen/starch synthase yields MHVVNLAFEAGAFDAALMRSGTSSLVWHSARELAARGHRVSVVTPAHGRADHLRSVHGATDVEYHDSYVLPLSLDPAVWPGFPAETGVPLRTTALRMERDGVELYFLSNDLLDRLPDTFYPDESAEGADLSYFKTLAFQADGVRFVRAFLGAGADVVQAYEPVHHYVVPAALRADPGCPVVSTVATNMPVDLKVYRPQVEAVLRLLGAEADLDRCTDVPLAEDDLPGRVMRDHLASVRASRRAGPGDVCVYALTVDQADAVDFMVEGQAETYTTFDGTPFEAYFRRLAVSRVIRENAHKFFVGGCAMSESWFARDPAAVDRRAVLASLGLDPDLPTFYHAARYSVEHKGQLELMRAVDEVLTAGGAANFLLRFSLGTAARPHEGSGDAFFSEIAARHPGRIHLDWRMVDEDTLFRHAAASDFCVFPGKYEQDTFLIAQGEAMACGAVPIATGQEVTRHFGQSFDPREPEATGFAVPRSFRTDDEVLRAALVRRLEEAISLFHGDRSEYRRLSGNARARARRFTWARSGALREAAFLRLVEHGELARSVPVPLLIARGWYDRLDDTARAADRDLLVRTAVATGAADVLLREAPDDAALLREAFRHAYDRARFDDCAALAHHLGDEDLAATVRERLAVRRGPGSWTAEYRFPLAERVEMFLPGPDGHLALVAERADHVFRATFPGPYQDTPLVLLLTLPYGRSAWDTVSAARVTPL; encoded by the coding sequence ATGCACGTGGTGAACTTGGCCTTCGAGGCGGGCGCGTTCGACGCCGCACTGATGCGCAGCGGCACCTCGTCACTCGTCTGGCACTCCGCCCGGGAGCTGGCCGCGCGCGGTCACCGGGTGTCCGTCGTCACCCCCGCCCACGGCCGCGCGGACCACCTGCGTTCCGTCCACGGCGCCACAGACGTGGAGTACCACGACTCCTACGTCCTCCCGCTGAGCCTGGACCCCGCCGTCTGGCCCGGCTTCCCGGCCGAGACCGGCGTGCCGCTGCGGACCACGGCCCTGCGGATGGAGCGGGACGGGGTCGAGCTGTACTTCCTCTCCAACGATCTGCTCGACCGGCTGCCCGACACCTTCTATCCGGACGAGTCCGCCGAGGGAGCGGATCTGTCGTACTTCAAGACCTTGGCCTTCCAGGCCGACGGCGTCCGGTTCGTCAGGGCCTTCCTCGGGGCCGGCGCCGATGTGGTGCAGGCGTATGAGCCGGTCCATCACTACGTGGTCCCGGCCGCGCTGCGGGCCGATCCCGGGTGCCCGGTGGTGAGCACGGTGGCGACGAACATGCCGGTGGACCTGAAGGTGTACCGGCCGCAGGTGGAAGCGGTGCTGAGGCTGCTGGGGGCCGAGGCGGACCTGGACCGCTGCACCGACGTGCCGCTCGCCGAGGACGACCTGCCCGGACGGGTCATGCGCGATCACCTGGCGTCGGTCCGGGCGTCCCGTCGGGCCGGCCCCGGTGATGTGTGCGTGTACGCGCTGACGGTGGACCAGGCCGACGCCGTCGACTTCATGGTGGAGGGCCAGGCCGAGACGTACACCACCTTCGACGGCACGCCCTTCGAGGCGTACTTCCGGCGGCTGGCCGTCTCCCGGGTGATCCGGGAGAACGCCCACAAGTTCTTCGTCGGCGGCTGCGCGATGTCGGAGAGCTGGTTCGCCCGGGACCCCGCCGCGGTCGACCGGCGGGCGGTGCTCGCCTCCCTGGGCCTGGACCCGGACCTGCCGACCTTCTACCACGCGGCCCGCTACTCCGTGGAGCACAAGGGGCAGCTGGAGCTGATGCGCGCCGTGGACGAGGTGCTGACCGCGGGCGGCGCCGCCAACTTCCTGCTGCGCTTCTCGCTCGGTACCGCGGCCCGGCCCCACGAGGGGAGCGGGGACGCCTTCTTCTCGGAGATCGCCGCGCGGCACCCGGGGCGGATCCATCTCGACTGGCGGATGGTCGACGAGGACACCCTCTTCCGGCACGCGGCGGCGTCCGACTTCTGCGTCTTCCCGGGCAAGTACGAGCAGGACACCTTCCTCATCGCCCAGGGCGAGGCCATGGCCTGCGGGGCGGTGCCGATCGCCACCGGGCAGGAGGTCACCCGTCACTTCGGGCAGTCCTTCGATCCGCGCGAGCCGGAGGCGACCGGGTTCGCGGTGCCGCGTTCCTTCCGCACCGACGACGAGGTGCTGCGCGCGGCCCTGGTCCGCCGGCTCGAGGAGGCCATCAGCCTGTTCCACGGGGACCGGTCCGAGTACCGGCGGCTGTCCGGCAACGCCCGTGCCCGCGCCCGCCGGTTCACCTGGGCGCGCAGCGGCGCGCTGCGGGAGGCGGCCTTCCTGCGGCTGGTGGAGCACGGGGAGCTCGCGCGGTCCGTACCCGTGCCCCTGCTGATCGCGCGCGGCTGGTACGACCGGCTGGACGACACCGCGCGGGCCGCCGACCGCGACCTTCTCGTACGGACCGCCGTCGCCACGGGCGCGGCGGACGTCCTGCTGCGCGAGGCTCCCGACGATGCCGCGCTGCTGCGTGAGGCGTTCCGGCACGCCTACGACCGGGCCCGCTTCGATGACTGCGCCGCGCTCGCCCACCACCTCGGTGACGAGGACCTGGCGGCCACCGTGCGCGAACGCCTGGCCGTGCGCCGGGGCCCCGGCTCCTGGACGGCCGAGTACCGGTTCCCGCTCGCCGAGCGGGTGGAGATGTTCCTCCCCGGCCCCGACGGCCATCTCGCCCTGGTCGCGGAGCGCGCGGACCACGTCTTCCGGGCCACGTTCCCCGGCCCGTACCAGGACACCCCGCTGGTCCTCCTGCTCACCCTGCCGTACGGCCGATCGGCCTGGGACACGGTTTCCGCCGCCCGTGTCACCCCCCTCTGA
- a CDS encoding secondary thiamine-phosphate synthase enzyme YjbQ, with protein MSDAFTTRTLAVTTGRRETVHDLTDACAAFLDEAAAGRDGLLNVFTPHATAGIAVIETGSGSDDDLLAALHTLLPADDRWQHRHGSPGHGRDHVLPALVPPHATLPVIAGRLALGTWQSVCLVDTNKDNPDRRVRLSFLG; from the coding sequence ATGAGCGACGCATTCACCACCCGCACGCTGGCCGTCACCACCGGGCGCCGGGAGACCGTCCACGACCTCACCGACGCGTGCGCGGCCTTCCTCGACGAGGCCGCAGCCGGCCGCGACGGCCTGCTGAACGTCTTCACCCCGCACGCCACCGCCGGGATCGCCGTCATCGAGACCGGCTCCGGCAGCGACGACGACCTGCTGGCGGCCCTGCACACCCTGCTCCCCGCCGACGACCGCTGGCAGCACCGCCACGGCTCCCCCGGCCACGGTCGCGACCACGTCCTGCCCGCCCTGGTCCCGCCGCACGCCACCCTCCCCGTCATCGCCGGCCGCCTCGCCCTGGGCACCTGGCAGTCGGTCTGCCTGGTCGACACCAACAAGGACAACCCGGACCGCCGGGTGCGGTTGTCGTTCCTCGGGTAG